One part of the Mytilus trossulus isolate FHL-02 chromosome 11, PNRI_Mtr1.1.1.hap1, whole genome shotgun sequence genome encodes these proteins:
- the LOC134690483 gene encoding uncharacterized protein LOC134690483, producing the protein MTDQGEISKEHLSEIKRTFELLDLNKDNKLSAKEFVKGGHFIGVNMTLQQAEQMINEIDTDGNGYIEYDEYKSIMSEQLKEMDRRIDKKKAIYMKNFKKYDTDNNGEVDLGELKKVMSGCKMTEEEIEKQFNEADVNGDGKISYSEFVKYFCEV; encoded by the exons ATGACAGATCAAGGAGAAATAAGTAAAGAACATCTCTCAG aAATCAAACGAACATTTGAATTATTAGATTTGAACAAAGATAATAAATTGTCTGCAAAAGAATTTGTAAAAGGTGGCCATTTTATAGGAGTTAATATGACACTACAACAGGCAGAgcaaatgataaatgaaattgatacagaTG GAAATGGTTATATCGAATATGATGAATATAAAAGCATTATGTCTgaacaattaaaagaaatggACAGACGTATTGATAAAAAGAAGgcaatttatatgaaaaatttcaaaaagtatgACACAGACAACAATGGGGAGGTAGATTTAGGTGAATTGAAGAAAGTTATGTCTGGGTGTAAAATGACAGAAgaagaaatagaaaaacaattcaatgagGCAGATGTTAATGGTGATGGCAAAATATCATATAGTG aatttgttaaatatttctgCGAGGTTTAA
- the LOC134690486 gene encoding uncharacterized protein LOC134690486, with amino-acid sequence MADDMSKEEMEEIRRTFNLLDINHDGRLSKTEIIKGIHLLKVNPTEVEAEDIMSELDLDGDGLVSWEEYLKALSVQIKKQTYEEQLFTQAFKKFDKDNSGFIDKEELKAVLKRKGAKWNDEDLAYLDDLFLEADEDGNGRVEYKEFVKTFCDQ; translated from the exons AAATTCGTAGAACTTTTAATCTGCTCGACATAAATCACGATGGACGATTATCGAAAACAGAAATCATAAAAGGCATACATTTGTTAAAAGTCAATCCAACCGAAGTCGAGGCAGAGGATATAATGAGCGAGCTGGACCTAGATG gagATGGACTGGTTTCTTGGGAGGAGTATCTAAAAGCCTTATCAGTTCAAATCAAGAAACAAACATACGAAGAACAATTATTCACacaagcttttaaaaagtttgataaaGACAATAGTGGATTTATAGACAAAGAAGAACTTAAAGCTGTCTTGAAACGGAAAGGAGCAAAATGGAATGATGAAGATTTAGCATACTTAGACGACCTATTTCTTGAAGCGGATGAAGACGGAAATGGACGAGTTGAATACAAAG aatttgtgAAAACTTTCTGTGATCAGTAA